A section of the Aphanothece sacrum FPU1 genome encodes:
- a CDS encoding HAD family hydrolase yields MVSSIFPKILALDFDGVICNGLLEYFQTTQRTYQQIWPDNSENLDNFSEDFYQLRPVIETGWEMVILLRALVLDYARDQIETDWANICQQIIEQETLNKTSVMAQLDGVRDNWIKTDLQGWLKLHQFYPGILLKLETVLKSATSVYIVTTKEGRFVQELLQQQGINLSEKNILGKEVKQPKYQTLRQLLQENSIKAEELWFVEDLLKTLQTIQKQPDLSEIKLFLADWGYNTEQTRIIGKNDLSISLLSLEKFSQTFASWIES; encoded by the coding sequence ATGGTTTCTTCTATTTTTCCGAAAATTTTAGCCCTAGATTTCGATGGGGTGATTTGTAATGGTTTACTGGAATATTTTCAAACTACACAACGAACTTATCAGCAAATATGGCCAGATAATTCTGAGAATTTAGATAATTTTTCTGAAGATTTTTATCAATTACGTCCAGTAATTGAAACTGGATGGGAAATGGTTATTTTATTAAGAGCATTAGTGTTAGACTATGCTCGTGATCAAATTGAAACAGATTGGGCTAATATTTGTCAACAAATTATTGAGCAAGAAACTTTGAATAAAACCTCTGTTATGGCTCAATTAGATGGAGTGAGAGATAATTGGATTAAAACTGATTTACAAGGTTGGTTAAAGTTACATCAATTTTATCCAGGGATTCTCTTAAAATTAGAAACTGTTCTTAAGAGTGCGACCTCTGTCTATATTGTTACAACAAAAGAGGGTCGTTTTGTTCAGGAATTATTACAACAACAAGGGATTAATTTATCTGAAAAAAATATTCTAGGTAAAGAAGTTAAACAACCTAAATATCAAACCCTTCGTCAATTACTACAAGAGAACTCAATTAAGGCTGAGGAATTATGGTTTGTAGAGGATTTACTAAAAACTTTACAAACCATTCAAAAACAACCTGATTTAAGTGAAATTAAGTTATTTTTAGCTGATTGGGGATATAATACAGAACAAACAAGAATTATCGGGAAAAATGACCTCAGTATCAGTCTACTTTCTCTAGAAAAATTTAGTCAAACTTTTGCAAGCTGGATTGAATCATAA
- a CDS encoding RibD family protein, with protein sequence MIEPKRPHTTVVLAMTADGKISDFQRSLASFGSEADKNHLEKQISLVDGIIFGAGTLRVYGTSLPVTNLDLLANRKQQNKPPQPIHIVVSGSGKIDPNLRFFSQPVPRWLLTTHKGKNNWINNNSSGFDNILLTNTKNDLKIDFIDAFKQLKQLGLNKVGILGGGELVASLFKDNLIDELWLTVCPLILGGTTSSTPVEGLGFLPEQAKHLNLLNVTQIGQEIFLHYQVHL encoded by the coding sequence ATGATAGAACCAAAAAGACCCCATACCACTGTAGTTTTAGCCATGACAGCCGATGGAAAAATTTCCGATTTTCAGCGAAGTTTAGCTAGTTTTGGCTCTGAAGCGGATAAAAATCATTTAGAAAAGCAAATTTCTCTCGTTGATGGAATTATTTTTGGAGCAGGAACCTTAAGGGTTTATGGTACAAGTTTGCCCGTTACTAATCTTGATTTGTTAGCTAACCGAAAACAACAGAATAAACCTCCTCAACCGATCCATATTGTTGTCTCTGGTTCGGGGAAAATTGACCCTAATTTACGTTTTTTTTCTCAACCTGTTCCCCGTTGGTTACTCACGACTCATAAGGGAAAAAATAACTGGATAAATAATAATAGTTCAGGATTTGATAATATTTTATTAACTAATACAAAAAATGACTTAAAAATAGATTTTATCGATGCTTTTAAACAACTCAAACAATTAGGATTAAATAAAGTAGGAATTCTTGGGGGAGGGGAATTAGTAGCTTCTTTATTCAAAGATAATTTAATTGATGAATTATGGTTAACAGTCTGCCCTCTTATTTTGGGAGGAACAACTTCCTCCACACCCGTCGAAGGACTAGGATTTCTCCCTGAGCAAGCCAAACACTTAAACTTATTGAATGTAACTCAAATTGGGCAAGAAATTTTTCTCCATTATCAAGTGCATTTGTAA
- a CDS encoding GNAT family N-acetyltransferase — protein sequence MFKQIKPQYSVAWIEKMSEIPQSVWDDLAKPLKTPFLEWQWLNNIETSGSATPRTGWQPIHLTVWRDRQLIAAAPLYIKGHSYGEFVFDNQWANLSHRLGISYYPKLLGMTPFTPAEGYRFLIAPGEDEESITQLMVAAIDNFCVHHQLSGCNFLFVDPEWGEIMKSYGFNSWLHHSYIWSNQEFNSFDNYLSLFNANQRRNIKRERKAVEQASLSIKVMTGEEIPSHLFPLIYQFYSSTCEKFYWGSKYLTRQFFEQLYPHYSHRVVLVAAYTEKDDKHPVGMSFCLRKDDNLYGRYWGCFEEYDCLHFEACYYQPIAWSINEGIKRFDPGAGGRHKKRRGFPATPNYSLHRFYDPKMSQILKHYMPEINRMEQEEIDAINQDLPFSKREINFDV from the coding sequence ATGTTTAAACAAATTAAACCCCAATATTCTGTCGCTTGGATAGAAAAAATGTCAGAAATTCCCCAATCTGTGTGGGATGACTTAGCTAAACCCTTAAAAACGCCTTTTTTAGAGTGGCAATGGCTTAATAATATTGAAACTTCGGGAAGTGCTACACCCCGCACAGGATGGCAACCCATTCATTTAACTGTGTGGCGTGATCGACAACTTATCGCTGCTGCCCCTCTTTATATTAAAGGGCATAGTTACGGGGAATTTGTCTTTGATAACCAGTGGGCTAACTTATCTCATCGGTTGGGTATATCTTATTATCCTAAATTGTTAGGAATGACTCCTTTTACTCCGGCGGAGGGTTATCGTTTTTTAATAGCACCAGGAGAAGATGAAGAGTCTATTACTCAGTTAATGGTAGCAGCTATTGATAATTTTTGCGTTCACCATCAACTCTCTGGATGTAATTTTTTATTTGTTGATCCTGAGTGGGGAGAAATAATGAAAAGTTATGGGTTTAATTCTTGGTTACATCATAGTTATATTTGGTCAAATCAAGAATTTAATAGTTTTGATAATTATTTGAGTTTATTTAATGCCAATCAAAGACGTAATATTAAAAGAGAACGAAAAGCAGTTGAACAAGCTAGTTTAAGTATAAAAGTGATGACAGGGGAAGAAATACCAAGTCATTTATTTCCCTTAATTTATCAATTTTATAGTAGTACCTGTGAAAAATTTTATTGGGGGAGTAAATATTTAACTCGTCAATTTTTTGAACAGCTTTATCCTCATTATAGTCATCGAGTTGTTTTAGTGGCAGCTTATACAGAAAAGGATGATAAACATCCAGTAGGAATGTCTTTTTGTTTGCGTAAAGATGACAATTTATATGGACGTTATTGGGGATGTTTTGAAGAATATGATTGTCTACATTTTGAGGCTTGTTATTATCAACCTATTGCCTGGAGTATTAATGAAGGGATAAAAAGGTTTGACCCTGGTGCAGGAGGAAGACACAAAAAACGGCGAGGTTTTCCGGCTACTCCTAATTATAGTTTACATCGTTTTTATGACCCTAAAATGAGCCAAATTCTTAAACATTATATGCCAGAGATTAATCGTATGGAACAAGAAGAAATTGATGCAATTAATCAAGATTTACCCTTTAGTAAGCGGGAGATAAATTTTGATGTTTAA
- the purS gene encoding phosphoribosylformylglycinamidine synthase subunit PurS yields the protein MSQQYQCRIYVTLRPSVLDPAGTAVQSGLKQLGYEGVEQVRIGKYIELTMTATDESHARQQLDEMCDRLLANPVIENYRFEITTVTSNQLLMG from the coding sequence ATGTCTCAACAATATCAATGTCGTATTTATGTTACCCTTAGACCGTCAGTTTTAGATCCGGCAGGAACCGCAGTCCAGTCTGGATTAAAACAGTTAGGATATGAAGGGGTAGAACAGGTGAGAATTGGCAAGTATATAGAGCTTACCATGACAGCTACGGATGAATCTCACGCAAGACAACAGTTAGATGAAATGTGCGATCGTTTATTAGCTAATCCGGTGATTGAAAATTATCGTTTTGAGATCACAACTGTCACTTCTAATCAACTATTGATGGGGTAA
- the purQ gene encoding phosphoribosylformylglycinamidine synthase subunit PurQ yields the protein MKFGVIVFPGSNCDRDVATVTDGLLNQSTRMIWHQETDLDDLDVVVIPGGFSYGDYLRCGAIARFSPVMQAIIKHAEQGKFILGICNGFQVLTEVGLLPGALIRNRDLHFICDRVPIRVENNQLPWTKPYSNHQVITVPIAHGEGRYYTDQDTLKSLEDNGQILFRYCSQIGEINEESNPNGSLDNIAGIINKKGNILGMMPHPERASDPLLRSIEGRGLFEGLIEAKMLINRI from the coding sequence ATGAAGTTTGGGGTTATTGTTTTTCCTGGATCAAATTGCGATCGGGATGTGGCTACTGTTACTGATGGATTGCTTAATCAGTCTACTCGTATGATATGGCATCAAGAGACTGATCTTGATGATCTTGATGTGGTGGTTATTCCTGGAGGGTTTAGTTACGGAGATTATCTCAGATGTGGGGCGATCGCTCGTTTTTCTCCGGTGATGCAAGCTATTATTAAACACGCTGAGCAAGGTAAATTTATCTTAGGGATTTGTAATGGGTTTCAGGTACTCACAGAAGTGGGATTATTACCAGGGGCTTTAATTCGTAACCGAGATCTACATTTTATCTGCGACCGTGTTCCTATTCGGGTAGAAAATAATCAGTTACCTTGGACAAAACCTTACTCTAATCATCAAGTGATTACGGTTCCTATTGCTCATGGAGAAGGCCGTTATTATACAGATCAAGATACTTTAAAAAGTTTAGAAGATAACGGTCAAATTTTGTTTCGTTATTGTAGTCAAATAGGGGAAATTAATGAGGAGAGTAACCCTAATGGTTCTCTTGATAATATTGCCGGAATTATTAATAAAAAAGGCAATATTTTAGGGATGATGCCCCATCCAGAAAGAGCCTCAGATCCCCTTTTAAGAAGTATAGAGGGGCGTGGATTGTTTGAAGGGTTAATTGAGGCAAAAATGCTAATTAACAGGATTTGA
- a CDS encoding Uma2 family endonuclease gives MTTLLVQATSTPMMIDLPWIMPMTEDQFYEFCLANRDLRIERTASGEVIVMPPAFSDTGNRNFNIAAQLWNWTELDGTGLGFDSSAGFTLPNGATRSPDAAWIKLERWNALTEKQKASFAPICPDFVIELRSSSDTVSSLQKKMEEYIDNGTVLGWLIDRQNRKVYIYRPHQELVILNAPDTVRGEPELSGFELVMAKIW, from the coding sequence ATGACGACATTACTTGTACAAGCGACCTCGACTCCTATGATGATTGATCTTCCTTGGATTATGCCGATGACAGAGGATCAATTTTATGAATTTTGTTTAGCGAATCGAGATTTACGCATTGAACGTACTGCGAGTGGAGAAGTGATCGTTATGCCTCCTGCCTTTTCCGATACTGGCAATCGGAATTTTAATATCGCCGCCCAACTTTGGAACTGGACAGAACTCGATGGAACAGGGCTTGGCTTTGATTCTAGTGCGGGCTTTACCCTGCCCAATGGAGCAACTCGCTCTCCCGATGCGGCTTGGATTAAATTGGAACGTTGGAATGCTTTAACAGAAAAACAAAAAGCGTCTTTTGCCCCTATTTGTCCCGATTTTGTCATTGAATTACGTTCTTCGAGTGATACAGTATCCAGTTTGCAGAAAAAGATGGAGGAATATATTGATAATGGTACTGTATTGGGCTGGTTAATTGATCGCCAAAACCGCAAGGTGTATATCTATCGTCCTCATCAGGAACTCGTAATTTTGAATGCTCCTGACACGGTTAGGGGTGAACCTGAATTGTCAGGTTTTGAGTTGGTGATGGCTAAAATTTGGTAA
- a CDS encoding phosphatase PAP2 family protein, whose protein sequence is MKLNLRLYTLNKINKDLVFCLITFLLLVWLTLEVISGNLDAWDHAFLDWIRHFHHPSLMILARVSYFLGEAEVAVFVVLIALIFLCWKRLWNEAFVLGISSLGVLLLIDKILKPWFGRIRPAPGVIDVHGKSFPSGHISGNFMLYLFFAYLIAFYFPKWGIYAYIAATILAGMMGWASIYLNIHWLTDLIAGCGVAYLGFMFSITLLKRVEKKYRNS, encoded by the coding sequence ATGAAGCTAAACCTAAGACTATATACCCTTAATAAGATTAACAAAGATTTAGTTTTTTGTCTGATTACTTTCTTATTATTAGTCTGGTTAACTTTAGAAGTTATCTCAGGAAATCTTGATGCTTGGGATCATGCTTTTTTAGACTGGATACGTCATTTTCATCATCCTAGTTTAATGATACTTGCCAGAGTATCTTACTTTTTAGGAGAAGCAGAAGTAGCAGTATTTGTTGTTTTAATTGCTTTAATTTTTTTGTGTTGGAAACGCCTCTGGAACGAAGCCTTTGTTTTAGGAATTTCTAGTCTAGGAGTTTTATTATTAATTGATAAGATTCTTAAGCCTTGGTTTGGGCGTATTCGTCCAGCACCAGGGGTTATTGATGTTCATGGAAAAAGTTTTCCTAGTGGTCATATTTCTGGCAATTTTATGCTATATTTATTTTTCGCTTATCTTATCGCTTTTTACTTTCCAAAATGGGGGATTTATGCTTATATTGCTGCTACAATCTTAGCAGGAATGATGGGTTGGGCTAGTATTTATTTGAATATTCATTGGCTAACGGATTTAATTGCAGGATGTGGGGTCGCTTATCTAGGCTTTATGTTTTCTATTACTCTTTTAAAAAGAGTTGAGAAAAAGTATCGTAATTCTTAA